One region of Seriola aureovittata isolate HTS-2021-v1 ecotype China chromosome 15, ASM2101889v1, whole genome shotgun sequence genomic DNA includes:
- the LOC130182769 gene encoding transgelin-like: MANKGPAYGLSREVQSKIDKKYDPELEERLVDWIVAQCEPGVGRPEPGKTGFQNWLKDGCVLCELINSLCGANKLVKTIKTSGMAFKQMEQISMFLKAAESYGVTKTDMFQTVDLFEGKDLAAVQRTLMALGSLAVTKDDGNYKGDPNWFHKKAQENRRDFSEEQLSEGRNVIGLQMGTNKGASQAGMTGYGRPRQIINNP, translated from the exons ATGGCAAACAAAGGTCCTGCCTATGGTCTGAGCCGTGAGGTTCAGAGCAAGATTGATAAGAAATACGACCCGGAACTGGAGGAAAGGCTGGTGGACTGGATCGTCGCCCAGTGTGAGCCTGGTGTGGGCCGACCTGAGCCAGGCAAGACTGGCTTCCAAAACTGGCTCAAGGATGGATGT GTGCTGTGTGAACTCATCAACAGCCTGTGCGGAGCCAACAAGCTGGTCAAGACCATCAAGACCTCCGGCATGGCATTTAAGCAGATGGAGCAAATCTCCATGTTCCTCAAAGCTGCAGAAAGCTATGGAGTCACCAAAACTGACATGTTCCAGACTGTAGATCTCTTTGAAG GCAAAGACCTGGCTGCCGTCCAGAGGACCCTGATGGCTCTGGGTAGTTTGGCAGTCACAAAGGATGATGGGAATTACAAAGGAGACCCCAACTGGTTCCATAA GAAAGCCCAAGAGAACAGGAGAGACTTCTCAGAGGAACAGCTGAGCGAAGGCAGAAATGTCATCGGCCTGCAAATGGGCACAAATAAAGGAGCATCTCAAGCCGGCATGACAGGTTACGGAAGACCCAGGCAGATTATCAACAACCCCTGA